The Arachis ipaensis cultivar K30076 chromosome B05, Araip1.1, whole genome shotgun sequence nucleotide sequence TTAGACCTGTTCTGGTTTTTCCTCATTGTCGGTCAAAATCCTAGTTACTATAAGAGTTGTTGTTGAGATTGTTTGTGCCAGGGATTGTTTATCGTAAGTTGCTCTGTCGTACGCCACCATCAGAGCCACCATCTCGCTGCTGCCCCCTTGCTCTGAGCCGTTCCGTTGTTGCAGCGAGTGTAGTCGTTGTGGCTGCTCGATTTAGTCGCACCTCTTTAGTACAGTAAGCTATTCCTTGATTCAGTTCAAACTTTGTCAGTCGCTGTTCTATTATATGTTGTTAAGATTCTTGCGACGTTAATGCAATAGAATCAAGATCCAGTTACCGCACGTTGGTGAATTTAAGTTACTGCTGTGGGTGCGGATACCGTGGAGCTGTGGTTGCGGCTATCACCGATGTTGGGCCGAGGGGAAAAGAGTTCAGTTAACATGTTTGGTTTATAGTTTTGACTAACTGAAGTAGGGGCGCTTTCCTTAACTCATTTGATTTCTgagaattgttataaatcgatattaatgcAAAATGTATACTTTTGAGATTTCGTAAGTCCTATGAATTGGTTTGAGTTACTTTGGTCGATTGTAATTGTATGTACAGTTGAATTATTGATTGTTGAGAAGATTGAATAATTTGGGTTATTAATTGATTTCTGTTAAATTGGCGATTGCCGAATTGATTTTCTTGAGATTTGGAAATATTTTGATATTGGAAAtgagtttgatttattgaaaaggatttgaGACATATTGGATTTAGATTGTTGAtttatcgaaaatattttttgagaattgaaaataatttgagatattaaAATTGGTTGGGTTTTGGAAAGGATTTAAAGGAGTTTgaggaatgtttggatgggacccaaaaagggtggcagagtctgagttttagaggagatgctaccaaaattttataaaaaattggaGTTTTTATTTGGAtggttatttaaaaagatttggaatTAAGCGTTATAAGGCTTGGTTTTGAGTTATTTAGAAAATGATGACGTTTGAGTTTCAAATTATTGATGGATGCAATGGGAGAAACGATGATGATTGAATGTGAATGAAGGATGATGTggatattgatgaattatgattgaaatattcatatggattatttatttgaattatctgatatacgagttttcctgggtaaagtaccgtggcttgccaccacgtgttccaggttgagactcgatactttgttgactctacgacgtaagggtgaccgggcacttataaattcccaggAATGGTACTCCcattgagcgatttgatatatatataagaaaaagctatgcatagactcatgggaatGCGCATCgggggactgtccaatggttagttaccaggacgtgtcgggttggctgtataaccgaaagatgagctcattagccataggacagacatgcatcatgtgcatttgtatgctttgtttgggtttgaatttgttttggtttgcctaattactTAACTGTTATTATCTGCTATTTGAACTATCTGCTGTAACTGGTGCCTATatctgtgctttccttgtctgttttgCCTGTGTTTGCTCTGGTATGGTACTTTTGTTGTCTGAGTTTTGGTACTGAACTGTTGATAGTGTTGATTGATTTTGTGATTGGTCTCTGGTTGAAgtattagtaaagtatgaaaaatcaagctggttcagcatagacttaatgaacctatgtttggacgggttggtcattcatacaatCTAGGAAActgattaagattttcttataagaaaagaaaggttaTGGTTTCTGGAAAATTAAATATTGTTCTTTTGAAAAGGTTTTTGGATGATTATCCATTGGTTTTTAAAAGGTTCACAGTACGAATGATAATCACTTCCATGAAACTAATtcttctctttatatatatattcttaaaacaattcttaaaccctctattgagaaccctttcgaggacgatgttctcactcatCTACAGGATTTTTTTTCAGTGACAGGTTCAGGAAGCTTAGCACGAAGCCGCGACCGAATTATGGGACCTTATGTATATCTATGTTTTCATTTTCTATATGTGatttagtcttagattttattttaccCCTCGTCACTTGTCATTTTGAGAATTTTAGAGGGGCAGGATTCGTATTTCAGAAGTTTTGATTAAGCTTAtgtatttattatgtgaaaataattatgtgattaagtGAATTTTTAAGTAAAGATTTTTTTTCAACTTCGTAACTAAGAATTCGGTTTATATTCGCGATgactcaatattaaataattataatattaaattaacagATTAGAGGTAGGTAACACCTGAggttttagtacgatcatgaggtgttaAAAGTAAGGGTGTTACATGTTGCTTCCACTTCTGaaccttgggagatggagagattcatcaccaaagctcatcaagaccacttctatgaagtagtggcaaagaagagggtgattcctgaagtcccctttaggctaaaaaagaatgagtacccggagatccgaCGAGAAATCCGGAGaagttgggaagtcctaaccaatcctatctcagaagttggaatcttgatggtgcaagagttctatgctaatgcatgtgtcactaaaaaccatgacactagtgtaaatccacatcccaaaaattggagcaccatAGTCTGAGGGCGACCCTTGGATTTCGGCCCAGAAAGTGTAAAGTTGGCGCTCCATTTGCCAGTGATGCAAGGAGACctacatccttacactagaagagtcaattttgatcaaaggctggaccaagtcctttcagatATTTGTGTGGAAGGTGCTCAGTagaagagggatgctcaaggcaaacctgtccaactaagaaggcttgacctcaagcccgtagctagaggatggttgaaattcatccaacgctccattatcccctactagcaatcggtcaaaagtgaccattgacagagccatcatcattcattgcatcatgattggaagtgaggtggaggtacatgaggtaatacctcaagaattgtacaagaaagctgaaaagccttccaccttagcaaggttggcatttTCCCACCTTAtctgtcacttatgcaattcaactggaatttttttagaaggagacatcccattgaggaggacaagcccatcactaaaagaaggatggagtaaACTAGAGAGCCTACACATGCACATCAACAAGAGCATGTGcagctgcctcaacaagaaatccctgagatgtctcaagggatgcattttcctccccaaGGCTATTGGAACCAATTGaatacttctctaggagaattaagctccaacatggatcagctgaggatgggacatcaagagtattccaccatcctctatgaaataagagaagatcaaagagccacgAGGGAAGAACAACATAGACAAGGGCGTGACATAGAAGACATCAAGAGCTCAATTGGATTCTAAAGAGGGAGTAGTAgccaccgtcactaaggtggacccattcccgTAATCCCTTGTTGcctatgttatttttctatttttctatgtattttatcttattgtctgtttctagtgcatgatcatctttattttatgccttaaagctatgaaatattacatatatctctcaccttgcttgaaagaaaattttaattgaaaaagaataggGAGATACTTGaatttcaagttatataataagaatagttcaattatgttgatgtggtggcattgcttttactttctgaatgcatgaataaacaatgcatatttgatattggagttaagaatgttggctcttgaaagaatgataaaaaaaagagaagtatTGTTGGTaatatgaaaaattcaaaaattgatccttgaagcaagaaaaaatagcaataaaaaaaagaaagaaaaagaaagttatgcgaaaaaaaaaaaagagagagaaagcaagaaaaagaaaaagccaatagctctttaaaccaaaaggtaagagcaaaaaggcaatagctctttaaactaaaaggcaagagcaagaaTCCAATGTTTTGAGCATCAATAGTtaagagggcctaaaagaaacaaaatcttagcctaaacagttcaaatgagctgcttcctTAACTATATACTTGTGGtgcgaaggtgtcaagtgaaaagtttgagactgagcagttaaagtcaagatccaaagcaaagagtgtgcttaagaactctaaacaccactggctggggattctagcaaagctgaattacaatccgaaagggttcacccagttaaatgtctgtggcgtttatgtatccggtggtaatactggaaaacaaagcgcttaggctcacagccaagactctaaaaaagttgtgttcaagaataaaaaagaacttaactaggagaatcaatagtattatctggattctaagttcctaaagatgccaattattctgagcttcaaaggaaagtgagatgccaaaactattcagaagtgaatagctactagtcccgctcatctaattgaaactgagcctcattgaaaactctgaaatttattgtatccttctcttctttttaatcctactttgtttttagttgcttggggacaaccaacagtttaagtttggtattctgatgagcggatattttatacgctttttggcatcattttcatatagtttttattatgttttgtttaagttttattatattttcataggttttagtgcaaaattcatatttttggattctactttgaatttgtgtattttatgataatttcagatatttttttactgaaattgaggagttttggcaaagtctgattaagagacagagaaaggactacagatgctgttagattctgacctccatgcactcgaaggagcagttttggagctacagagatccaaatgaggcactcttaatggctatggaaagctaacatccaggacttttcagaaatatataattatctatactttgctttggaaatgaaggcccaaaactggcattcaacgccagctaccAACCCCATtcctggcatccaacgcccaaaagggagcagctggcgtccaacgcccattcaGGAGTCTAAagctggcgtccaatgcccattcaggagtccaaagctggcgtCCAATGGCCTAGAGGGAGTACCAACTCGTggcttcactcaagctcagcccaaacactcaccaagtgggcccgaaaagtggattttcgcactacaagactaatttatcttatttctgtaattcttagttatcaGATTACTATATATAGAGCAAGGATCATCCTTGTTCAGAATTTTACCTTATCTTCTTCCCCCACTTTACTTTCGAACATTACACTTTTgtaagctatgagtcactaacatcctaggttaaggttaggagctctgctgattattatggattaataatatcactattctatttcaatctatgcttgattccattctaagatgtatcttcgttcttcatcctaatgaattgggagtgtaacttgaccgtcatccctctTGACCATCATCCTTAtttcacatgggttcttgcgagtccttgacgggatagtactgaaccacaagcttgattatacatatcttagacggctaatccacgactttcttgggtacttggagacatcagtgcacccgaggtacggggcgattaggacctttgtggtataggctaaaatccaaggatgcagcattctctgatctggaagatccgaccttgtctgtggcgctttgagtaggatcaccaagggaatagactactagagcttcaccccgttcagattggattaccgctgacccggcgtttgatctgaagcagagaagattaatgaccgctgacccggcgttaatcatttacagcctgccatggaatgaatcatcaaaagttggagtagaaggtgagaaaagttgatccagaaggaagaagcatctccgaagtctCAACCGTTCTCTCATCACTGATTTCACATCtttctagtaacgttttatttatttatctgttttatgcgtTTTTCACAACAACTATCATTTTTcgaatcgcctgactaagatctacaaggtagccattgcttgttcaaaccaacaattctcgtgggatcgaccctcactcacctgaggtattacttggacgacctggtttgccggtctatctgtgctaATATTGCGGAGTCAATTTCATGCACCAGAGACCAATTGAGTAATTACTTTTAGTTAGAGATTAAAGTGTCTGGTTCGAAATTCTTTAAAGATCAAAATGGATAAATAttctatatttttatattttaattaatatttttattatatagtaTTATTTATAGAATAATtattttagtataaatactatACAATGTTTATTGAATTTAATCTTTAAAGATAATATTATAATCATTTATTTCATAAAATTTGTAAAATTATACACATTAATTATATATAAGAACATCCGGTTTTATTTTAGATTAATTTAGGATTGAATTAGNNNNNNNNNNNNNNNNNNNNNNNNNtgaaaaaatttagaaaagaaatatgctttataaaaaaaagaaagaaaacgatAAAAGAAGATCCACCTAAAAATAAAGTAAACTAAAAAGGGGTGAAACTTAACAATGTGAATTCTGAACTTCTTTTGAACAAAAAATTTTCATTCTCTTGGACTCACCTGCCAGTTTTCGGCAATTTCAGTAGCGTTTTAGAAGAAGATACACTAGAATTGTCAATCACTTTTTACTTAATGTATGTAACTTTTGacgttttgtaaaaaaaaaaatgtatgtaATCTTTTACATCATTTTTCTAATAATGATCAAAAttgaatttatataaaataagtttTAGCTCAAACACGAGTTCTTCCAAACATAAATGAAATCTTTTAGAAATTTGAGACTCTAACTCTAAAGGAAACATTGAACATACTCAAAATTATGCATAAATCACTATAGATGAGATGTAACTTTTACTCTTCATTCTAGAAGAGTGCAGGTTAGTAGATGGAATGTATGATTAGTAGTCAGTAGTGTGCAAGAAACACAGTACTAATAAACCAATGAAATTACAAACACTGAGGCTCACCTAGTTCAAAATTGTGTGTTCCATCTACTCACAGTGTCACCTACTACCTAATGgtctgaaaaacaaaaaaaaaaaaaagaaaagaaaaagagaagattcGAAATATTTTGGAGAGGTAGCGAGCAAAATATGCGCACAACCAAACAAAATTCTTTCTTGACTTAGACTTCTTATTTGGTCCCCCAACCCCACCTCACCCCACACACAAAAAACTTCGTATGTGGCATTTGGTTAATTTGTGTTCAAATAGGGCTAGTAATATATACCTTACTCGCGAGTACCCAATTCGGATCAATCCGTTCGGATAGGGTTGTCTACCATATCCACTGCGAGTAGGATAAGGTAGGGTGTAAATTTGCCGGCAGATAAAGTATGGGTTTAGGATATACTCTACTTTATCCTACTCGTATCttgaatatattatataatatatatgtaaaagttatgTATGTAATGAAGAAAGTGAGTCTTGTACTCACAATCTTCTTATAAAAAACTTGAAATAATCACTAAACtagttgatgatcatattatttgtaattttattttggatttctttaagattttattgtttttaattttaatttgaacttagttttttattttatattttattaatatgtatgaaatttggaatggttgaattttatatttatttgaattttttttttgtttctgcgGGTAGAATCAGGTAGGGTAGgatttagaactttagggtgcgagtagggttagggttgagagattctcaacccgcggatAGGATAgggtaaaattttaaaaaaaattttaactcgTTAGGGTAGcgtctaaaccctaccctacccttcCCATTGCCAACTCTAATCCAAATTATAATCAAAATaacattattttattaaaaaaatatttcatacaAAAAAATTGTGCGAGACAAAGTTTTTGTCAACTAAAAAGTTGTGTTTGAtagataaaaattaataaatttttaagttATCATCTTCAtgtgaaagagtttaattttttattaataattaattttaacattcatgatctaaaacttgaaaaaatttaatgcatatagttttacatttaattaggtGTTAAGTAAAACCAATGTAATTAAGATTTATGGTTCAATAACATGGATTACCATTTGCTAGATATATATTATAAGATATTTTGGAGACTAATTTGTTTTGAataaaatgacaaataaaattttaaaaatttacacTTTAAAGAGAGAATATATTAATATCTGCTCTCTTAAAAaactttattaatttttttctaaagaTTAATTTATCTAATTACTCAATTATTTTTGTTTGAATAGTAGAGAAGCCGCCTAGTCAGTCCTtgttagagaaaaagaaaatagtacATTGTTTTCTTCATATGATGCATGAGATACTTCAGCAAAACAGTACTAAATCCAAATTTTCaatggttttattttattttatttgtaaattTCATTTCTATATTTCCACACTAGTGACCAGTCAAGTTGGGAGTTGAAAGTAGCTATCAGTGAAGTCTATAAGTAATGAGCAGAGTCCATTCATTGCTTTGCACAAATAACTACTTTGAATTCATTTAGCAAATATatcttactattttattttatttgaattttatccATGGCGGAGGAAACCAAGATTTTGGTCCTTGGACCAACCGGAGCCATTGGAAGGCACATAGTTTGGGCTAGTGTTAAAGCAGGTCACCCCACTTTTGCTTTGGTCAGGAAGAACGCTGCCGCTATTCCTAAACCTACCCTCATCACCGCCGCTAACCCCGAAAGTAAGGAACAACTTCTTGAGAGCTACCAGAAATCCGGCGTTACCCTGCTCGAGGTATAGAGATCAACTTTATCCTTAAGAGACGTGAGACTTCTAATATTTTTGTAACGTGTTGTCATGCTTCTTGCAGGGTGACATAAATGATCATGCAAGTTTGGTTAAGGCCATCAAGCAAGTTGATGTTGTGATCTGCGCAGCTGGTAGATTACTTATTGAGGATCAGGTGAAGATTATTGCAGCAATCAAAGAAGCTGGAAATGTAAAGGTGCATATATAGTTTCTCTAATTTTGTTTCTTAATTTTTTCTGTCATGGTTTTTTCAGTTTACTTTTTTTCTGAATTTGTTGCTCTTGCTTTCAGAGGTTCTTCCCATCAGAATTTGGGCTTGATGTGGACCGCCACGACGCATTAGAACCCGTTAGGGAAGTTTTCGAGGAGAAGGCAAAAATCCGAAGATTAGTTGAGGAGGCAGGAATCCCCTACACTTACCTCTGCTGTCACGCCTTCACCGGTTACTTCTTGCGTAACTTGTCACAGCTTGATACCACAGTTCCTCCAAGGGATAAAGTATACATTCAAGGAGATGGAAATGTCAAAGGTAACAAACAATAACAAAGTAACATCCATTAACTAACCTAGTCTAAATAATGTAACTAATTATATGGTTAATTTGGGTTGTCTCAGGTGCTTATATTACTGAGGCAGATGTTGGTACCTATACAATTAAGGCAGCAGCAGACTCTAGAACTTTGAACAAAGCCTTTCACATAAGGCTCCCTAAAAATTATTTGACTTTCAACGAGGTGGTTTCATTGTGGGAGAAAAAGATTGGCAAGACCCTTGAGAGGATTTACGTTCCTGAGGAAAAAGTTATTGAACAAATCAAGGGTTAGTAATAACTAGCTAGCACTACTATTCAAACTTTGTATGGTACGATAATAAGATTAACCAATATTGAATATAATTGTGCAGTGTCATCTTTCCCAAATAACTACCTGTTGGCGTTGTACCATTCACAGCAGATAAGGGGTGATGCAGTGTATGAGATTGACCCTGCTAAAGATGTAGAAGCTTATGAACTTTACCCTGATGTGAAATACACCACTGTTGATGAATATTTGAATCAATTTGTCTAAAATATAAAGTCTGAGAATAATGTTTGTTACACTCGAGAGAACTCAGAGAAGGCTCAATAAGAGTGGAGGGACTTGGGTCTTTCTACTAGCATTGTtgttctgctttttttttttttttgttcttatctTGTTCTTCAACATTATGTAACCTTATATTATATCCAACAAATATTTTATAGATAAACAGCAACATGTGTGTTATTTTCAACTTACTctcatttatttatcattctattACGACTCATTGTTTTTTAATCTCATTAGCTGTTGCCGCTTGGTGAAGGAGGGGTCGTCATgcatttcagaaattattttaaaattgaacCTGGACTTCATTGTCACTTTATTATTGGTTGATTATGAGTGTATTTAGTTTAGCGTTAGGACTTAGGAGTTTTAAAAGCATTTTTAATTTCCTTGAAAACTTTATTTTCTTATTTGgctattttttttctccttttaaaaGTAAACATAGTTCTGCAGTCTAACTTGCATTTATTAAAAGCTAAAATTTTATGTTAAACTATTAATTGAAGAAATTTATGNNNNNNNNNNNNNNNNNNNTTTCAAATATATTATTGAAAAAGTGATTTTAATTAAAcggttttgtttactttttggcgGGTCACATTTTGGTTCCATATATTTTTCCTTCGAATATTACATAATAAACGTTGTACTTGTTAGAAAAGTCGACTGGTATGGTTTGGACTCTGGACTTTTCCAATGTAAGGTTCCAGATATCGGtgacaaaaataaacaaaagatctTACATACCAATCAGCATTTCCCACAAGTCCCAAGAATTTCTTATGCCAATGTTTGAAACAGAAAACCATCAACCATTATGAGGTGATCGAATATAATTGGCAATGGCGTCACGTCACTTAATTGGTAATACAAATCAACAAATTCATTATGCTGTAAGAACTTTATTAGCCTTTAATTTGTTGTCCCGTGTGGGGATTGGGAACTGGGAAAGCACAGCCATATAAATGGACATCATCACAATCAAATTTCTATCATTTTGGCTGCATTCACCATGGCACAGAAAAGCAAAGTTTTAGTTGTGGGAGGCACTGGATACATCGGAAAATTCATAGTTAATGCAAGCGCAAAAGCCGGACACCCCACGTTTGTTCTTGTCAAAGAGAGCAGCCTCTCTCATCCTCACAAATCCAACCTTATTCAAAGCTTCAAGAGTTCCGAGTCACCTTTCTATATGTTAGTACTATTATCATTTTCAAGCAAGTAAAGTAACTTCAAGTTTAATGGTTCTGATTTGTTTTGTTTCTGATTTTGTAGGGTGATATAAGTGATCATTCAAGTCTTGTTAAAGCATTGAAGCAAGTTGATGTTGTCATCTCTGCTGTAAGTGGAGCACAAACGGAAGACCAACTCAACATTATATCAGCAATAAAAGAAGCTGGAAACATCAAGGTTAGGTGCATTATATATGCATTGTAGTGGTGCCCCGttacaatttaaattttttttttaatagtacatcataataatatttatttattctcgttaaattataaaatttgactccacaattattttttatttaacttttgaTACTTAATAGTCAATTTaatcaatttaaattatttttattaaaaattcaaaaaatttaagtttttaatgtatttactTTGtagttattaaataaaaaaatttagaacattCCACTAATAATAAGCTTGTGATGTATCTTTAAAACTTATATTAGCTAAAcctaaattattattatgttatatatattttactccaggatcaaaattttttagatccATCAACCATGGACAACATTAATATAATGGAGATAGTAAGGGTCCATTCGATTTgcgtttttattttccttttttattttcagAGGTTTTTGCCATCGGAATTTGGGCTGGATGTAGACCGTCATAACGCGGTTGAGCCAGCAGCTAGTGCTCTTGCGGGGAAAGCGAAAATCAGAAGGGCGATTGAAGCTGAAGGAATTCCCCATACTTGTGTTGTTTCCAATGCCTTTGCTGGATACTTCTTAAGTACTCTTGGACAGCAAGGTGTCACATCTCCTCCCAGAGATAAGGTAGCCATTTTGGGAGATGGAAATGTCAAAGGTAACACTAATGTTACTCATCACATTTATTTGTTGTCAAGAAATTATTTATCCAAAAAGTTTAAATTGGTAGAAGAAAGTACATGAATGATTATATatgtaatatttaattttttgttaattcaGGAGTTTATGTTGCGGAGGAGGATGTAGGGACTTATACCGTCAAAGGCCCCCTGCTAATGTTTTGACATTCAAGAGATTGTTTCGCTGTGGGAGAACAAGATTGGCAAGAACCTTGAAAAAATATATTATCCCTGAGGATCAAATTATTAAGAACATCCAAGGTTAGTAAGAACCAACATCAAATCTCCTTGGttattgttagaatataattaggatcaattagaatcaattagaattatttagtatatctgaatatttattatagaatattaggtctttattattacgattctcttagcccctataaatacccttctatattgtatcattcagACAACTTGAATATACACAAATCCTTCCTCCAGTTttgtctcttgtttctaacatttaTGATATTGAAGTACATGCTTGTTCTTTTAACTTTGTACATTTGTACAGAGTCACCTTTTCCTGTGAGCCTTCTCTTGTCATTATCCCACTCTGCGCTGGTTAAGGGAGATTGCACAAACTTTGAGATTGAACCTTCTTTTGGCGTGGAAGCTTCTCAACTATACCCCGAAGTGAAATACACCACTGTCGACACCTACTTGAATCAGTTTGTTTGAAATCCATGGAGTGCATCATATCTATAAATTTAAATTACTCTACTCAGCGCAATAAAACTACTGTAGCGGCCTATCATGTGTAACTAGTTGAGACTTTGGACTCCAAGTTGGTCGCTGTTTTTCTTGTATGTTGTAATTATTTATAACAAAATCATATCATAAATTGATTGTTGTTCTTGTCTCAGGATTCATTGTGCATTTAAATTTGTTAATTAGTGGCATTAAACCAAGACAAAAAGGAAGAGCAATGTTATCGATCCAGACACCTTGAGCAAGAAAAGTAACATAATTGTATAAAAGCATAACTATTAACTAATCTAAGAAATAATGCTAGTCAAGTGAAATTCACTAGGCTAGTTTCTCGAAAGCGTGAGTATTGTTGGACGTTGATAACCATGTTAGGAATTTTTTATTTTCGTCACCGAAGCTGGCAGCTCCTAAACAACAACATCCGAAATTTCTCTACCCCGAAGCCAGAACCGAAAAAGGACAAAATAGCAACCCATGCATAAAGGATTAGA carries:
- the LOC107642895 gene encoding isoflavone reductase; translated protein: MAEETKILVLGPTGAIGRHIVWASVKAGHPTFALVRKNAAAIPKPTLITAANPESKEQLLESYQKSGVTLLEGDINDHASLVKAIKQVDVVICAAGRLLIEDQVKIIAAIKEAGNVKRFFPSEFGLDVDRHDALEPVREVFEEKAKIRRLVEEAGIPYTYLCCHAFTGYFLRNLSQLDTTVPPRDKVYIQGDGNVKGAYITEADVGTYTIKAAADSRTLNKAFHIRLPKNYLTFNEVVSLWEKKIGKTLERIYVPEEKVIEQIKVSSFPNNYLLALYHSQQIRGDAVYEIDPAKDVEAYELYPDVKYTTVDEYLNQFV